A genomic region of Methanosarcina thermophila TM-1 contains the following coding sequences:
- the trpA gene encoding tryptophan synthase subunit alpha codes for MRRQKISEKFSELRKKDEGALICYIMAGDPTAEQTGEIVKALVNGGADIIELGFPFSDPVADGPTIQVAGQRALAAGMDTERYFELVKALKVRIPLVCMTYYNPVFRYGVEKFVEQAADAGISGLIVPDIPVEEVADLKYSCEKHGLDLIFLVAPTTTEARVRKILEKGSGFLYLISRLGVTGARKDVSSSTKELLSRIQTTLPKAVGFGISTGKQAEEIRAAGADGVIVGSAFVKIIEEGKDVNERLEALAKELKSGMKRAS; via the coding sequence ATGAGAAGGCAAAAAATCTCCGAGAAATTCTCCGAACTCAGAAAGAAGGACGAAGGAGCCCTTATATGCTACATAATGGCAGGAGATCCAACCGCAGAGCAAACAGGGGAGATTGTTAAGGCTCTAGTAAACGGAGGAGCGGACATTATAGAACTGGGTTTCCCCTTTTCAGATCCTGTAGCGGACGGACCAACCATCCAGGTAGCAGGTCAGCGGGCACTTGCAGCTGGCATGGATACAGAACGTTATTTTGAGCTTGTTAAAGCCCTAAAGGTCCGGATTCCGCTTGTTTGCATGACCTACTACAATCCTGTGTTCAGGTACGGAGTGGAAAAATTTGTAGAACAGGCTGCTGACGCCGGAATAAGTGGATTGATAGTGCCTGATATTCCTGTTGAGGAAGTGGCTGACCTGAAATATAGCTGTGAGAAGCATGGGCTTGATCTTATCTTTCTGGTTGCTCCCACAACAACCGAAGCAAGAGTTAGAAAGATCCTGGAAAAGGGTTCAGGTTTCCTCTACCTTATCTCAAGGTTAGGGGTCACGGGTGCCAGGAAAGATGTCTCGTCCTCAACAAAAGAGTTGCTTTCTAGAATACAAACAACACTCCCGAAGGCTGTAGGATTCGGGATCTCTACGGGAAAACAGGCAGAGGAAATTAGAGCAGCAGGAGCGGATGGGGTCATAGTCGGCTCGGCTTTTGTCAAGATTATAGAAGAAGGAAAGGACGTGAACGAAAGGCTGGAGGCTCTTGCAAAAGAACTCAAATCCGGAATGAAGAGAGCCAGTTAA
- the trpB gene encoding tryptophan synthase subunit beta has protein sequence MTGIKISKFPTEDSCLNELAGSKEYSRTTTQVKGKYGNYGGQYVPEILMPALEELEEGYERYKNDPEFLAELDYYLREFAGRKTPLYFARNLSKKYGSKIYLKREDLVHGGAHKLNNAIGQALLAKYMGKTRLIAETGAGQHGTATAMAGANLGLETVVYMGAKDVKRQQMNVYRMELMGAEVKPVETGSKTLKDAINEAFRDWVTNIENTHYLIGSVVGPHPYPLIVRDFQSVIGLEVKEQILQKEGHMPDSIIACAGGGSNAMGIFHPFVENTEVKLIAVEAGGKALKCTEKAAFHSASLCAGEEGILHGARTKVLQDKNGQILESESVSAGLDYSGVGPELAYLSESGRVTARYATDSEALEAFHELSRLEGIIPALESSHALAYLKKASEAGELGEVVVVNLSGRGDKDLETVLSLKGGV, from the coding sequence TTGACAGGGATTAAAATTTCAAAATTTCCGACAGAAGATTCATGTTTAAATGAGCTTGCAGGTTCGAAGGAATATTCCAGAACGACCACCCAGGTAAAAGGAAAATACGGGAATTATGGGGGACAATATGTACCTGAAATCCTCATGCCAGCCTTAGAAGAGCTGGAAGAAGGTTATGAGCGGTATAAAAACGACCCTGAATTCCTTGCCGAGCTTGACTATTACCTGCGGGAATTTGCCGGCAGGAAGACCCCACTCTATTTTGCCCGGAATCTGAGCAAAAAATACGGATCAAAAATCTATCTCAAAAGGGAAGACCTCGTGCACGGAGGAGCCCACAAGTTAAACAATGCCATCGGACAGGCACTGCTTGCAAAATATATGGGAAAAACCAGGCTAATTGCCGAAACCGGGGCAGGACAGCACGGAACTGCAACAGCTATGGCAGGGGCGAATCTCGGACTTGAAACTGTTGTGTACATGGGAGCCAAGGATGTCAAACGCCAGCAGATGAATGTCTATCGTATGGAACTCATGGGTGCGGAAGTAAAGCCCGTGGAGACTGGCTCAAAAACCCTTAAGGATGCCATTAACGAGGCTTTCAGGGATTGGGTCACGAATATAGAAAACACGCACTATCTCATAGGCTCGGTTGTAGGTCCCCATCCTTATCCTTTAATTGTAAGGGATTTCCAGAGCGTTATAGGACTCGAGGTAAAAGAACAGATTTTGCAAAAGGAGGGGCATATGCCCGATTCGATAATTGCGTGCGCAGGCGGCGGAAGCAATGCAATGGGAATTTTCCATCCCTTTGTAGAGAATACTGAAGTCAAGCTGATTGCTGTCGAAGCCGGTGGAAAAGCCCTGAAGTGCACGGAAAAAGCAGCCTTCCACTCAGCCTCCCTCTGTGCAGGTGAAGAAGGGATCCTGCACGGAGCAAGAACAAAGGTGCTGCAGGATAAAAACGGGCAGATCCTTGAATCCGAATCCGTTTCAGCAGGTCTTGATTACTCAGGAGTCGGGCCTGAACTAGCTTATCTCTCTGAAAGCGGCAGGGTTACAGCCCGATATGCGACCGACAGCGAAGCCCTTGAAGCTTTTCATGAACTGAGCAGGCTTGAAGGAATAATTCCTGCTCTTGAATCCTCTCACGCCCTTGCTTACCTGAAAAAAGCGTCAGAAGCCGGAGAACTGGGAGAGGTAGTGGTTGTAAACCTTTCCGGAAGAGGGGATAAGGATCTGGAAACTGTCCTGAGCCTGAAGGGGGGAGTCTGA
- a CDS encoding indole-3-glycerol-phosphate synthase has product MHTSILHILNTTKTRVQAFGSQTCREDLSTGFEKRDFFSAVADAKNDGRVPVIAEIKPASPGRTFRDISPEMAARLAREMEEAGAVAVSVLTEPGVFRGSLENLDTVRKAVCLPVLRKDFIIDKRQLEEAESDLVLLIAGILGEELELFVELALEKGLEPLVEVHNREELESALKTDARIIGINNRSFETLKTNLATTEELAPLIREYDLDHGTRHLIISESGMNRVEDVRRAVQAGADAVLIGSALMESDSVFDKTKEFVQGICWR; this is encoded by the coding sequence ATGCACACTTCAATCCTCCATATCCTCAACACAACAAAAACCCGCGTACAGGCTTTCGGGTCACAAACCTGCCGTGAAGACCTGAGTACGGGCTTTGAGAAAAGGGATTTTTTCTCTGCGGTGGCAGATGCAAAGAATGACGGGCGGGTGCCTGTAATTGCAGAGATTAAGCCCGCATCACCAGGGAGAACTTTCAGGGATATTTCGCCTGAAATGGCAGCCAGGCTTGCCAGGGAGATGGAAGAAGCAGGTGCTGTTGCAGTGTCTGTTCTGACTGAGCCCGGAGTATTCCGGGGTTCGCTTGAAAACCTGGATACAGTCCGAAAAGCCGTATGTTTGCCTGTTCTGAGAAAAGACTTTATTATTGACAAAAGACAGCTTGAAGAAGCCGAAAGTGATCTTGTGCTTCTCATTGCAGGCATTCTTGGGGAAGAACTTGAGCTTTTTGTTGAGCTTGCCCTTGAAAAAGGACTTGAGCCACTGGTTGAGGTCCATAACAGAGAAGAACTTGAATCCGCCCTGAAAACTGATGCAAGAATTATAGGAATAAATAACCGGAGCTTTGAGACACTTAAAACTAACCTCGCTACCACGGAAGAACTGGCTCCTCTTATCCGGGAATACGACCTTGACCATGGGACCAGGCACCTTATAATAAGCGAAAGCGGGATGAACAGAGTAGAGGATGTTCGGAGGGCAGTCCAGGCAGGCGCAGATGCCGTGCTCATAGGATCTGCACTTATGGAAAGTGATTCTGTTTTTGATAAAACGAAAGAATTTGTCCAGGGCATTTGCTGGCGTTAA
- a CDS encoding peptidylprolyl isomerase → MVVWKGKKVVLHTTMGDITIELFEDMPITAGNFAKLVEQGFYDGVIFHRVIDNFMIQGGDPTGTGMGGPGYTIPDEFTNHNRNDRGTIAMANAGPNTGGSQFFINLVNNNYLDKMHPVFGKVVDGMDVVDSIGKVKTDRQDRPKTEVKIIKAELV, encoded by the coding sequence ATGGTTGTTTGGAAGGGAAAGAAAGTGGTCCTGCATACCACTATGGGCGATATAACAATTGAACTGTTTGAAGACATGCCAATTACGGCAGGAAATTTCGCAAAACTTGTTGAGCAAGGTTTCTATGATGGAGTTATTTTCCACAGGGTAATTGACAACTTCATGATTCAAGGCGGAGATCCGACAGGTACGGGCATGGGTGGACCTGGCTATACTATTCCGGATGAGTTTACAAACCACAACCGGAACGACAGAGGCACCATAGCAATGGCAAATGCAGGTCCCAATACCGGTGGCAGCCAGTTCTTTATAAACCTCGTGAATAACAATTATCTCGATAAAATGCACCCTGTTTTCGGGAAGGTAGTTGATGGCATGGATGTTGTGGATTCTATCGGTAAGGTGAAGACTGACCGCCAAGATCGTCCGAAAACTGAGGTAAAAATTATAAAGGCTGAACTGGTCTAA
- a CDS encoding adenosylcobalamin-dependent ribonucleoside-diphosphate reductase: MWETEEGLDFLASETLKARYLLEGEKDWNDICERVAKAIATSEKEYLEFKDLIIKKIFLPSSPTLMNAGTEFGQLAACFVIPVEDSVEEIFNSIKIAALIQKTGGGTGFNFSKIRSGCSSGSCADKEEIGPVSVMKLFNEATEIVKRYGKRRGANMGILDISHNDILSFIRAKRVEGELSNFNISVMIPDAFMELVEADRVDEVWNRQTGLTVGQIFSEIVEGIWRNGEPGVLFYDRINRDNFTPALGDISATNPCGEEPLLPFESCNLGSINLSLFVVDGKVNWDFLREVAGKAIRFLDNEIDKNAYPVPEIEAATKKTRKAGLGVMGFHDMLLKLGLPYDSLEALELAEKLMEQITWAAIRESRKLAAEKGPFPEFEDSTWELPMRNAALTAIAPTGTISILASCSSGIEPVFSWVYRRTQLSGRKFTLVHPLFKAHFKSKLTETDYNWLLEHVYKYGTLQNVEKPELVSEEEKRLFRSALDIDWKAHIDVQAAFQKHCHGGISKTINMPHSAGKEDIKQALIYAWRHGLKGLTIYRTGSRQYVVLSLQKSQD; the protein is encoded by the coding sequence GTGTGGGAAACAGAAGAAGGATTAGATTTTCTGGCAAGTGAAACCCTTAAAGCCAGATATCTGCTTGAGGGAGAAAAGGATTGGAACGATATTTGTGAGAGAGTTGCAAAGGCAATAGCGACAAGTGAAAAAGAGTATCTGGAGTTTAAAGACCTAATCATCAAAAAAATCTTTCTTCCGAGCTCTCCCACGCTCATGAATGCGGGCACAGAATTCGGACAGCTTGCAGCCTGTTTTGTAATACCCGTTGAGGACAGCGTTGAGGAGATCTTTAATTCGATCAAAATCGCAGCCCTGATTCAAAAAACTGGAGGAGGCACAGGTTTTAATTTTTCAAAAATACGCTCTGGCTGTTCTTCCGGCTCCTGTGCTGATAAAGAAGAGATCGGTCCTGTATCCGTCATGAAACTTTTCAATGAGGCAACTGAAATCGTAAAGCGATATGGAAAACGCCGGGGAGCCAATATGGGCATCCTTGATATTTCCCACAATGACATTCTTTCTTTTATCAGGGCAAAACGTGTAGAGGGAGAATTAAGCAATTTCAATATCTCGGTCATGATTCCTGACGCTTTCATGGAACTCGTTGAGGCTGATAGGGTCGATGAAGTCTGGAACAGACAGACAGGTCTGACGGTTGGGCAGATCTTTTCTGAAATTGTTGAGGGAATCTGGAGAAACGGCGAACCAGGAGTTCTTTTTTATGACCGCATAAATAGAGACAATTTCACGCCCGCACTTGGCGACATCTCGGCTACCAATCCTTGCGGGGAAGAACCGCTTCTGCCATTTGAATCCTGCAACCTGGGTAGCATTAACCTTTCCCTTTTCGTTGTTGACGGAAAAGTAAACTGGGATTTTCTAAGGGAAGTAGCCGGAAAAGCTATCCGTTTCCTGGATAATGAAATTGACAAGAATGCATATCCTGTACCAGAGATCGAGGCTGCAACAAAAAAGACCCGGAAAGCAGGGCTTGGGGTAATGGGTTTCCATGATATGCTTTTGAAGCTTGGGTTGCCTTATGACTCCCTGGAAGCTCTTGAGCTTGCGGAAAAACTTATGGAACAGATTACCTGGGCTGCAATTCGGGAATCCAGAAAACTCGCTGCGGAAAAAGGACCTTTTCCGGAATTTGAGGACTCCACATGGGAACTTCCGATGAGAAATGCAGCATTAACTGCGATCGCCCCAACAGGCACAATTAGCATTCTTGCCAGTTGCTCTTCAGGAATTGAACCAGTTTTCAGCTGGGTATACAGGCGAACTCAGCTCTCAGGCAGGAAATTCACGCTTGTTCATCCTTTGTTTAAAGCACACTTTAAATCAAAACTGACCGAGACTGACTATAACTGGCTTCTTGAGCACGTCTATAAGTACGGTACCCTGCAGAACGTGGAAAAACCTGAACTCGTAAGTGAAGAAGAAAAGCGGCTCTTCAGGTCAGCCCTTGATATTGATTGGAAGGCTCATATTGATGTACAGGCGGCATTTCAAAAGCACTGTCACGGCGGTATTTCGAAAACTATCAATATGCCTCATTCTGCAGGAAAAGAGGATATTAAGCAAGCTTTGATTTATGCCTGGAGGCATGGGCTCAAAGGACTTACCATCTACAGGACAGGAAGCAGGCAGTATGTGGTACTCAGCCTGCAAAAATCTCAAGACTAA
- a CDS encoding DMT family transporter: MTAVTNHHLELLIACIIYGTVGIYMQHLDDMSIGSIIFYRVLFGLSAIMLYLAVTGNLNQLALKRKKNYLLLLGILYVLQMFSYYSAIRYLGASSAVLLLYTDPIYLTILAPLLLGEKNTGKTIFALFLGLIGVFYVTRPEGGFEQLEFGSDYLKGVLFGLAGGLFSSGVIISVRYLRDEYNGLTQLFWQSVISLFFFSPFAVSVPRNVLAENLPVLVLFGVLITGVGAVFYIRGVTGVNAVTASILTLLEPVSCIFFDYTILGNPIHSGMLTGCIFILAAAIVISLDDSVSLRKLFIWDRITFNKGAFVRRKPVLRAHNK, translated from the coding sequence ATGACTGCTGTTACTAATCATCATCTGGAACTGTTAATCGCTTGCATAATTTACGGTACTGTCGGAATCTACATGCAACACCTGGATGATATGTCCATTGGTTCGATTATTTTTTATAGAGTGCTATTCGGACTTTCAGCCATTATGCTTTATCTGGCAGTTACCGGAAATTTAAATCAACTCGCATTGAAAAGAAAGAAGAACTACCTGCTCCTCCTCGGGATCCTGTATGTTTTGCAAATGTTTTCATATTATTCAGCAATTCGCTATTTAGGAGCTTCTTCAGCCGTTCTGCTTCTTTATACAGATCCTATTTATCTAACAATCCTTGCCCCCCTCCTGCTTGGAGAAAAGAATACAGGAAAAACCATCTTTGCACTTTTCTTGGGCTTGATAGGAGTCTTCTATGTAACAAGGCCAGAAGGAGGTTTTGAACAGCTTGAATTCGGGAGTGATTATCTTAAGGGAGTGCTTTTCGGGCTTGCAGGAGGCCTTTTCAGCAGCGGTGTAATAATCTCAGTTCGTTACCTCAGAGATGAATATAATGGGCTCACCCAGCTCTTCTGGCAAAGTGTAATCAGCCTGTTCTTCTTTTCACCATTTGCAGTTTCCGTTCCACGGAATGTGCTTGCTGAAAACCTTCCAGTCCTTGTACTCTTCGGGGTATTAATAACAGGCGTCGGGGCGGTGTTTTATATAAGGGGTGTAACAGGCGTGAACGCAGTTACAGCCAGCATCCTTACTCTGCTTGAGCCGGTCTCCTGTATATTTTTTGATTACACTATACTTGGAAACCCGATTCACAGTGGGATGCTTACTGGCTGCATTTTCATCCTTGCGGCAGCAATTGTTATAAGCCTGGACGACTCGGTTTCTCTAAGAAAACTGTTTATATGGGACAGAATAACCTTCAACAAGGGAGCTTTTGTCAGAAGAAAACCGGTTTTAAGAGCACATAATAAGTAA
- a CDS encoding DMT family transporter — protein sequence MPVQESSLKPHFEVITGSIIYGTIGVFLNMTEDMSAGSLLFSRLFFGFFIILFYLLLNREIEQLRPKKRRKYLLLLGFSNAVTGICYFSSIQYSGVSVAVLLFYTAPIYVNILAPPILGESRSSNSFLSLLLAITGVLLIARPSEILIDTGSDFQKGFIFGLLSGLSFSVTIITIRYLRNDYTGIAQTFWLTGISLLFTLPAALATPLAVFVKNLDVLFFFGLTITLAAVIYLKGISGVKAQTGSILALMEPVSGIFFDVTILKTPLYISTFLGCALILAAAYIVSKKDG from the coding sequence ATGCCTGTGCAAGAAAGCTCATTAAAACCGCATTTTGAAGTTATAACTGGCAGCATAATTTACGGTACTATAGGGGTTTTTCTGAATATGACTGAAGATATGTCAGCAGGATCCCTCCTTTTCTCAAGGCTCTTTTTTGGCTTCTTTATCATTCTCTTTTACCTGTTGCTCAACAGAGAAATCGAGCAGCTAAGACCTAAAAAGAGAAGAAAGTACTTATTGCTCCTTGGCTTTTCAAATGCAGTAACAGGCATATGTTATTTTTCATCTATCCAATATAGTGGAGTCTCGGTAGCTGTCCTTCTGTTTTATACGGCTCCAATATACGTTAATATACTAGCTCCACCCATTCTCGGGGAGAGTAGAAGCAGTAACAGCTTTCTATCCCTCCTGCTTGCAATCACGGGAGTTTTATTGATCGCCCGACCGTCAGAGATTCTGATTGATACAGGTTCTGACTTTCAGAAAGGGTTTATATTCGGGCTGCTATCAGGGCTATCATTCAGTGTGACTATAATAACAATCCGATATCTCAGGAACGACTACACAGGAATAGCTCAGACTTTCTGGCTGACAGGTATAAGTCTTCTCTTTACACTGCCAGCCGCACTTGCCACCCCACTTGCTGTTTTCGTAAAAAATCTAGACGTCCTGTTTTTCTTCGGCTTAACAATTACCCTTGCGGCTGTAATCTACCTTAAAGGGATCTCAGGAGTCAAGGCACAGACAGGAAGTATTCTTGCCCTAATGGAGCCTGTCTCCGGAATTTTCTTTGATGTGACGATCCTTAAAACCCCTCTTTATATCTCGACTTTTCTGGGCTGTGCTCTGATCCTTGCAGCAGCGTATATTGTAAGTAAAAAAGATGGATAA
- a CDS encoding ABC transporter ATP-binding protein → MTEESPIIELKNLTKIYKNGMEFRALDNANLKIKKGEFVAIVGPSGSGKSTLMHLIGLLDTPSFGTLLIDGKDVTKMSDKERSEMRNRMLGFVFQYHHLLPDFTALENVAMPLLIAGKSRKEAKEIAEKLLKEVGLEDRMNHKPSELSGGQNQRVAVARALSCSPAIVLGDEPTGNLDTKTGNLIYDLLRRLNRQYNQTFIVVTHNEDLASKADRIIRLVDGKITDQ, encoded by the coding sequence ATGACTGAAGAAAGCCCAATTATCGAGCTTAAAAACCTAACAAAAATATATAAAAACGGAATGGAATTTCGCGCGCTCGACAATGCAAATCTGAAAATTAAGAAAGGAGAATTTGTAGCAATTGTCGGGCCATCGGGTTCAGGCAAAAGCACTCTTATGCACCTTATAGGTCTGCTCGACACTCCAAGTTTTGGGACACTCCTGATAGACGGCAAAGATGTAACGAAAATGTCGGATAAGGAGCGCTCCGAGATGCGGAACAGAATGCTCGGTTTTGTCTTCCAGTACCATCACCTGCTCCCAGATTTCACAGCCCTGGAAAATGTAGCGATGCCGCTCTTGATTGCGGGAAAAAGCAGGAAAGAAGCAAAAGAAATTGCCGAAAAACTTCTTAAGGAGGTTGGGCTTGAAGACCGGATGAATCATAAACCCAGTGAGCTTTCAGGAGGGCAGAACCAGAGGGTTGCAGTAGCAAGAGCACTGAGCTGCTCTCCTGCAATCGTGCTTGGGGACGAGCCTACAGGCAACCTTGATACAAAAACGGGTAACCTGATTTATGATTTGCTCAGGCGGCTGAACAGGCAGTATAATCAGACCTTTATCGTTGTTACTCATAACGAAGACCTGGCATCAAAAGCTGATAGGATTATCAGACTTGTGGATGGGAAAATTACAGATCAGTGA
- a CDS encoding PPC domain-containing DNA-binding protein → MEYAKGRIGRVFTVRIDHGDDLILELIKLAELENIESAVFMLLGALKEAKLVTGPKENKIPPEPLWFSFGDAHEILGIGDIFLKDGKPKIHLHTCAGRGDNAKLGCLRGESEVFMVVEAFVFELEGISARRVADEEQGFAPVNFGRVSDQE, encoded by the coding sequence ATGGAATATGCAAAAGGAAGAATAGGCAGGGTGTTTACTGTCAGGATAGATCATGGGGATGACCTGATTCTGGAGCTGATTAAACTTGCTGAACTGGAGAACATAGAATCTGCTGTCTTTATGCTACTGGGAGCATTAAAAGAAGCAAAACTTGTTACGGGTCCAAAAGAAAATAAAATCCCTCCTGAGCCTTTATGGTTCAGTTTCGGTGACGCCCACGAGATCCTGGGAATAGGAGATATTTTTTTAAAGGATGGAAAACCGAAGATCCATCTGCATACATGTGCAGGTAGAGGAGATAACGCAAAACTTGGGTGCTTGAGAGGTGAGAGCGAAGTTTTTATGGTAGTTGAGGCTTTCGTTTTCGAGCTGGAGGGCATTTCTGCCAGAAGAGTTGCAGATGAAGAGCAAGGTTTTGCTCCTGTGAATTTTGGGCGGGTCTCAGACCAGGAATAA
- a CDS encoding transcriptional regulator: MTDDSPVNLTEKDYSIIDMLQSLGLPRTEATALVCLKDCKELRSLHIEHVSGLRQPEVSVAMRPLRERGWVNERSEKKNKGKGRPVKYYQLTVPFTEIIKALEEEFLKDNKEKLTALKRLRELETLMQN, from the coding sequence ATGACTGACGATTCTCCAGTTAATTTAACCGAAAAAGATTATTCAATCATTGATATGCTCCAGAGCCTGGGACTTCCGAGGACGGAAGCCACGGCGCTCGTATGTCTGAAAGACTGCAAGGAGTTAAGATCCCTTCATATTGAACATGTCTCAGGGCTGAGACAACCGGAAGTAAGTGTAGCCATGCGTCCCCTGCGAGAGAGAGGCTGGGTGAACGAAAGGTCTGAAAAAAAGAACAAAGGAAAAGGCAGACCTGTAAAGTACTATCAGTTAACAGTACCCTTCACTGAAATAATAAAAGCCCTTGAGGAAGAATTTTTAAAAGACAACAAAGAAAAATTAACTGCACTCAAAAGGCTTCGTGAACTGGAGACATTGATGCAAAATTGA
- the eno gene encoding phosphopyruvate hydratase → MSYIGLQQDSGEYKIQKIHAREILDSRGNPTVEVDVFTPKGFGRASVPSGASTGTNEALELRDEDPNRYGGKGVLTAVKNVNTIIQKELLGLDVRNQREIDELMIELDETDNKSNLGANAILGVSMAVAKAAADSLNIPLYRYFGGSNAFTLPVPTMNVLNGGKHAGNELAIQEFMIQPKGAETFYEAIQMGAEIYHVLGKLLERKYGRSSTNVGYEGGYAPKMSESVEALDALVQAIEEAGYTDTEVTIGIDAAASEFYEDELYTIDGKKLTAPELMDYYIELVNTYPILSIEDPFYEEAFDDFEALTNELWDTIIVGDDLFVTNIERLSKGVDMGAGNALLLKINQIGTLSEAFDAASMASRNGYTVIVSHRSAETEDTTISDLSVAIGAEMIKTGAPARGERTAKYNQLLRIEEDLGEVAHYVQL, encoded by the coding sequence ATGTCATATATCGGTCTACAGCAGGATTCTGGAGAATATAAGATCCAAAAGATACATGCTCGGGAGATCCTGGATTCAAGGGGAAATCCCACAGTTGAAGTTGATGTGTTTACACCGAAGGGATTTGGCAGAGCCAGTGTTCCTTCAGGGGCTTCTACTGGTACAAATGAGGCTCTTGAGCTGCGGGATGAAGATCCTAACAGGTACGGAGGAAAAGGAGTTCTCACTGCAGTAAAGAATGTGAATACTATCATCCAGAAGGAACTGCTGGGGCTCGATGTCCGAAATCAGCGAGAAATCGATGAGCTGATGATCGAGCTCGACGAGACCGATAATAAATCAAACCTCGGGGCAAATGCAATCCTTGGAGTATCCATGGCTGTTGCAAAAGCCGCTGCCGATTCTCTCAATATTCCTCTCTACCGTTATTTCGGAGGCTCAAACGCCTTCACTCTGCCCGTGCCGACAATGAACGTCCTTAACGGGGGCAAGCACGCAGGCAATGAGCTTGCAATTCAGGAATTCATGATTCAGCCCAAAGGTGCTGAAACCTTTTATGAAGCTATCCAGATGGGGGCAGAAATCTATCATGTGCTCGGAAAACTGCTGGAAAGGAAATATGGCAGATCTTCCACCAATGTAGGCTATGAAGGAGGATATGCTCCCAAAATGAGTGAGTCGGTCGAAGCCCTTGATGCCCTTGTCCAGGCTATTGAGGAGGCTGGCTACACCGATACCGAGGTTACTATAGGGATTGATGCTGCAGCTTCCGAATTTTACGAAGACGAACTCTACACTATTGACGGAAAAAAGCTCACTGCTCCTGAACTGATGGATTATTATATTGAACTTGTGAATACCTATCCAATCCTCTCAATTGAAGATCCTTTCTATGAGGAAGCCTTTGATGATTTCGAAGCTCTGACCAACGAGCTCTGGGACACGATTATTGTTGGTGACGACCTTTTTGTTACAAACATTGAAAGGCTTTCAAAAGGCGTTGATATGGGAGCAGGAAATGCTCTTCTTTTAAAGATCAACCAGATCGGAACACTTTCCGAGGCTTTTGATGCCGCAAGCATGGCTTCCAGGAACGGCTATACCGTAATAGTAAGCCACCGCTCTGCCGAAACCGAAGACACCACAATTTCGGACCTCTCAGTCGCTATTGGCGCAGAAATGATTAAGACCGGCGCCCCAGCCCGCGGAGAGAGGACTGCAAAATACAACCAGCTTCTCAGAATCGAGGAAGACCTGGGCGAAGTTGCACATTATGTGCAGCTCTAA